The genomic window GACTAATAAAAAAATTGCAGGTTGTGATGTTGCCCAATTATGTGAAAAATATGGAACGCCTCTGTACATTCTAGATGTCGAAACAGTCAAGAAAGTAGCTAGTGATTATCTTTCTATTAAAAACTACTATCATAATTCCAGAATATCTTATGCTAGCAAAGCTTTGTCTATTACAGCACTGTATCAAATATTAGATAAAGAAGGGTTTTTCTTTGATGTGGTGTCTGATGGCGAGTTTTATACTTTGTTAAATGCAGGTGTTAAAGCCGAAAAAGCATATTTTCATGGCAATAACAAAACTGTGCCAGAGATTCAATACGCGTTGGAGAATAATATCGGCGTAATTGTTGTGGATAATGTTGATGAGCTTCATACTATCCATGAGGTTTATTCGGCACTTGCCTTGACTACCAAGGTGACGATTATGGTTCGAATAGTTCCTGAGATAGAAGCTCATACCCATGAGTTTATTAGAACTGGTCAACGTGATTCTAAGTTTGGCGTGCATTTAGAAAATGTCCTAGCTTTTGTACAAACAGTAAAAAAATATGAAGAATTTGATTTTGTTGGCTTTCACGCACATATCGGCTCTCAGATATTTGATACTGACCCGTACAATGTTCTAATTGATAAACTCGTCGACCTTGCCGTTGATGTTCACAAGAAGACAGGAATTCTTGCTTCTGCGATTGATATAGGCGGAGGGATAGGGATTAAGTATACAGAAAAAGATGACCCTCCTAGCATTAGAGAGTTTGTCATTAAGATAGCCAAGAGCATGAAAAATGCACTGAAGAGAGTAAATTATCCAATTGAACCATTACTGATTTTAGAGCCAGGAAGGTCAATTGTAGCTAATGCAGGAGTTACTGTTTATTCAGTAGGTGGAACTAAAGAAATTGCAGATTTGAAGAATTATCTTTCCGTTGATGGTGGCATGGCTGATAATCCACGACCAATAACCTATGGTTCTGAATATTCAGCTGAGATTCTTAATAAGCCTCAAAATCAATTAAAAAAATATTCAGTAGCTGGTAAGTTTTGTGAGTCAGGAGATATTTTGCTTAAGGATGTTTTGTTGCCTGAAGCAACTAAGGGCGACTTGTTGATGGTACATGCAACAGGTGCCTACAATTATTCAATGTCGAGTAATTACAATAGATATAGAAAACCTGCAATGGTTTTTGTTGAGGCTGGTAAAGCACAATTAGTATTAAAGAGAGAAACACTTGAGGACATCATTAGAAACGATCTGAGGATTTAAGATGGAAACAACCGCTTTATTCGTTCTAAGATGGCAAGATTTTGTGGATGTTTCTATAGTTGCTTTTATAATTTATAACATTTTATTATGGACAAGAAACAGAAATGCTAACAAGTTGCTTCAAGGGTTTTTCATCGTTATTATTTTGTACAGCATTAGCCATTTTTTGAAATTATATACAATAGACTGGATCATGCAAAAGCTTGCCATGATAATGTTGTTTGTCTTTTTGATAGTTTTTCAACCAGAATTGAGACAGTTTCTGGCGAGGCTTGGGCAAGGTACGCCTTTTAGTAGATTTTGGGTGAACAATAAGGTTAATGATGGAGTTTTTACTATTCAATTTATTCAAAACTTGATTAAAGTAATTGATATTCTCGCCGAGAACAAGATTGGATCTCTTGTTGTTATTGAAAGAATGAATAATTTGGACAGCATTAAGGAAACCGGTGTGGAGTTAAATGCGGTGTTTTCTAATGAATTACTATTTAGTATTTTTTATGGGAAGAACCCTTTACATGATGGTGCTGTTGTTTTAACTGGGAATAGAATCGAAGCAGCTGGTTGTTTGTTGCCGTTGACTCAAACCAAATTACGAGATAGATCTTTGGGTACTAGACACAGGGCAGCACTTGGTTTAGTTGAATTAACTGATGCCATTGTTCTTGTTACCTCCGAAGAAACGGGAATAATTTCTATTGCTAAAGACGGTAAGCTTTACAGAAAATTAAACAGAAAAAAACTTGGCGAACATTTATTGTCTTATCTGGAGATAGATATAGAGAAGGCGCCAACGCAACCAGAAATTTCTGATAGCTTTCATAAAGTTGTTGATAGCATTTTGGGTTTTTTTAATAAGAAACCAAAATCATGATAAGTATAAAAAAATTACAAGAAAAAAAGCTTAATCTTCAGCCAATTGTTGCTTTAACCGTTTATGATGCATTAATGGCATCAATTTTTGATTCAGCAGGCATTGATTTACTATTAGTTGGTGATTCCATGGGAAATGTGGTGTACGGATATGAGACAACCATTCCAGTTACAATGGAGATGATGACTTTTCACACTACAGCAGTAGCTAATGGTACAAAAGAAGCCTTAATTTTGGCGGATATGCCTTTTTCTGCTTCTCATGAATCTATTGGCAAGGCAATTCAAAATGCAACAAAATTACTAAGAGCTGGAGCTCATGGAGTTAAAGTAGAAGGAGCAGGAGAATTTATTATAAGAGTTATTGAGAGGATGGTTGAGTCGGGCATAATGGTAGCTGGTCATCTGGGCTTTACTCCTCAACAAGTGAATAGGTTTGGTGGCAATCTTATACAAGGCAAGACAGAAGAGGATGCCTCTAAAATTATTCTAGATGCTAAAAAACTGGAAAAAGCAGGAATTTCTTTATTGGTGTTGGAAATGATACCAGAATCTTTGGCTAAGGAGATTACATCAGCAGTTTCTATCCCTACTATTGGCATTGGTGCTGGTAAATATTGTGACGGTCAAATATTAGTGGCACAGGATATGTTGGGCTTATTTACTAAGTTTAAGCCTAAGTTTGTTAAAAGATATGCTAATCTTGCTCAGAATATACATGATGCAGTATTATCTTATAAGAACGAGGTCACAACAGGGGAATTTCCTAGTAAAGAAAATTCTTTTTAAGAGATAGGATTTTAAATGACAAGTATAGATGAAATTATTAATTCAAAAGCAGTTGATGATATATCAATTGAAGACATAATGAATGATTCCCAGAAGGCTAAATATAAAAAAATAGAGGGTCAAGACACCATAATGGTTGTAGATGATGACCAATACCAGCTTTCATCAATGAATAAGCTTTTGAGAAAGAGTTTTAACATAATTTCTTGTAGTAACGGGAATCAAGCTATCAGAGAATATCAGGAAAACAAGGATGAAGTTATGGCAATATTGCTAGATATAAGACTTCCTGATATGGATGGATTTGAAGTTTTTACTCTCATTAAAGAAATGAATGTTAATATTCCGATAATTTTTATAACGGGTTATCAGGCAACTTATGGCGATGGCTTTGATATTTATAAAAAGTATCGACCACATGGCTATATTGTAAAAAACCACATTAACGAAGTAGAAATGATTATGGATTCTTTAATTAATGCTATTCAGTCATACAAGCATGTTAAAGAGCTTGAACGAACTAAGATTTTTCAAGAAAAAAATAAAATGTTAGCAGGATTATTGCATGATTTAAAAAATATGTTTGCGCCTATTTTAATGATGCCTGATCTTATTAAAAGGTTTATGAAGGCTGAGGACATGGATAGATCTTATGAAATGGTAGAAAGATTAAAAAAGATGGTACAGTTTTTTAATTCTAATCAGCTTGTCCTTTTCCAATATGCTAAAGAAAAGAATATAACAGTGCAGTTGCAGAGCATGAACATTAAAGAATCTTTTAATGATTTTTTAGAGATATTAGAGCTACAGTATTCTACGCGTTTCAATATTAATGTTGAATATTTGTATGAGGGCGATATTGTTTCTGACAAAAATACCTTGTTTACACAAATTATTCTTAATATTATTAAGAATTCGAGTGATGCTTTTCATTTAAAACACGTCAAGGAACCCAAAGTTGATATTAAGATCATGACCTTTGAGGATTATTCTGAGTTATATCAAGAAAATCTTGATAAAGTAAAAAAAGAAAACATTCAATTGGTTATAGTGGTAGGAGACAATGCTGGTGGTTTGCNNNNNNNNNNNNNNNNNNNNNNNNNNNNNNNNNNNNNNNNNNNNNNNNNNNNNNNNNNNNNNNNNNNNNNNNNNNNNNNNNNNNNNNNNNNNNNNNNNNNCCCAAAGTTGATATTAAGATCATGACCTTTGAGGATTATTCTGAGTTATATCAAGAAAATCTTGATAAAGTAAAAAAAGAAAACATTCAATTGGTTATAG from Candidatus Margulisiibacteriota bacterium includes these protein-coding regions:
- a CDS encoding response regulator; amino-acid sequence: MTSIDEIINSKAVDDISIEDIMNDSQKAKYKKIEGQDTIMVVDDDQYQLSSMNKLLRKSFNIISCSNGNQAIREYQENKDEVMAILLDIRLPDMDGFEVFTLIKEMNVNIPIIFITGYQATYGDGFDIYKKYRPHGYIVKNHINEVEMIMDSLINAIQSYKHVKELERTKIFQEKNKMLAGLLHDLKNMFAPILMMPDLIKRFMKAEDMDRSYEMVERLKKMVQFFNSNQLVLFQYAKEKNITVQLQSMNIKESFNDFLEILELQYSTRFNINVEYLYEGDIVSDKNTLFTQIILNIIKNSSDAFHLKHVKEPKVDIKIMTFEDYSELYQENLDKVKKENIQLVIVVGDNAGGL
- the panB gene encoding 3-methyl-2-oxobutanoate hydroxymethyltransferase encodes the protein MSIKKLQEKKLNLQPIVALTVYDALMASIFDSAGIDLLLVGDSMGNVVYGYETTIPVTMEMMTFHTTAVANGTKEALILADMPFSASHESIGKAIQNATKLLRAGAHGVKVEGAGEFIIRVIERMVESGIMVAGHLGFTPQQVNRFGGNLIQGKTEEDASKIILDAKKLEKAGISLLVLEMIPESLAKEITSAVSIPTIGIGAGKYCDGQILVAQDMLGLFTKFKPKFVKRYANLAQNIHDAVLSYKNEVTTGEFPSKENSF
- the lysA gene encoding diaminopimelate decarboxylase; protein product: MTNKKIAGCDVAQLCEKYGTPLYILDVETVKKVASDYLSIKNYYHNSRISYASKALSITALYQILDKEGFFFDVVSDGEFYTLLNAGVKAEKAYFHGNNKTVPEIQYALENNIGVIVVDNVDELHTIHEVYSALALTTKVTIMVRIVPEIEAHTHEFIRTGQRDSKFGVHLENVLAFVQTVKKYEEFDFVGFHAHIGSQIFDTDPYNVLIDKLVDLAVDVHKKTGILASAIDIGGGIGIKYTEKDDPPSIREFVIKIAKSMKNALKRVNYPIEPLLILEPGRSIVANAGVTVYSVGGTKEIADLKNYLSVDGGMADNPRPITYGSEYSAEILNKPQNQLKKYSVAGKFCESGDILLKDVLLPEATKGDLLMVHATGAYNYSMSSNYNRYRKPAMVFVEAGKAQLVLKRETLEDIIRNDLRI
- the cdaA gene encoding diadenylate cyclase CdaA — its product is METTALFVLRWQDFVDVSIVAFIIYNILLWTRNRNANKLLQGFFIVIILYSISHFLKLYTIDWIMQKLAMIMLFVFLIVFQPELRQFLARLGQGTPFSRFWVNNKVNDGVFTIQFIQNLIKVIDILAENKIGSLVVIERMNNLDSIKETGVELNAVFSNELLFSIFYGKNPLHDGAVVLTGNRIEAAGCLLPLTQTKLRDRSLGTRHRAALGLVELTDAIVLVTSEETGIISIAKDGKLYRKLNRKKLGEHLLSYLEIDIEKAPTQPEISDSFHKVVDSILGFFNKKPKS